A DNA window from Hordeum vulgare subsp. vulgare chromosome 1H, MorexV3_pseudomolecules_assembly, whole genome shotgun sequence contains the following coding sequences:
- the LOC123407667 gene encoding probable indole-3-pyruvate monooxygenase YUCCA10 isoform X2 — MENVVVLIVGARPAGLATAACLSKFSIPYVIVERQDCSASPWCKRAYDRLKLHLAKEFCELPHMSYLVDAPTYIPKNTFVKYLDDYIERFNIQPKYLTNVESSTYDNDKKRWSIVAHDMTTCTIVKFRAKFLVVASGENSAENIPMILGLQSFPGDVIHFSSYKSGKSYSGKNVLVVGSGNSGMEISYDLATHGANTSIVIRSPIHVMTKELIRLGMTLAQRLPLNLVDNLLVMSAKFIFGDLSRQGITRPKMGPMTLKSATGKSAVIDVGTVGLIKKGIIKVQGGISKIMGNIVEFQCSKEISFDDGESMLNGNGLPIKEYPNHWKGENGLYCAGLARRGLASIAVDAKNIANDIIYVMGSGSS; from the exons ATGGAGAATGTTGTCGTGCTGATTGTTGGTGCTAGGCCAGCAGGGCTCGCAACGGCGGCATGCCTTAGCAAGTTCTCAATTCCCTATGTCATCGTCGAGCGCCAGGATTGCAGCGCGTCACCTTGGTGCAAGCGGGCGTACGATCGCCTCAAGCTGCATCTTGCAAAGGAGTTTTGTGAGTTGCCACACAtgtcatacctggtagatgcaccAACTTACATACCAAAAAACACATTTGTGAAGTACTTGGATGACTATATTGAGCGTTTCAATATCCAACCAAAGTATCTTACTAATGTGGAGTCATCGACATATGACAATGACAAAAAACGTTGGTCCATCGTGGCACATGACATGACAACGTGCACAATAGTCAAGTTCAGAGCAAAGTTTCTTGTCGTGGCAAGTGGTGAGAATAGTGCAGAGAATATCCCAATGATCCTTGGGCTGCAAAGTTTTCCTGGTGATGTCATCCACTTCTCAAGCTACAAGTCAGGAAAGAGTTACTCTGGCAAGAATGTATTGGTCGTTGGATCTGGCAACTCCGGGATGGAAATCTCTTATGACCTTGCGACCCATGGTGCCAATACTTCGATCGTTATACGAAGTCCG ATTCATGTGATGACGAAGGAATTAATCCGCTTGGGGATGACACTTGCTCAACGTCTTCCACTGAATCTTGTGGATAACCTCCTTGTGATGTCAGCAAAATTCATATTTGGGGACCTATCGAGGCAAGgcatcacaaggccaaaaatgggCCCAATGACCCTCAAGTCAGCAACCGGCAAATCCGCAGTGATTGATGTTGGCACTGTTGGGTTAATCAAAAAGGGTATCATCAAA GTTCAAGGGGGTATCAGTAAGATCATGGGCAACATAGTTGAATTTCAATGTAGTAAAGAAATCTCATTTGAT GATGGTGAGAGCATGTTAAACGGCAATGGACTGCCCATAAAGGAATATCCAAATCATTGGAAAGGTGAAAATGGACTTTACTGTGCTGGGTTAGCTAGGAGAGGATTGGCTAGCATTGCAGTAGATGCCAAGAATATCGCTAATGATATCATATATGTGATGGGCTCTGGGTCGAGCTAA
- the LOC123407667 gene encoding probable indole-3-pyruvate monooxygenase YUCCA10 isoform X1, translating into MENVVVLIVGARPAGLATAACLSKFSIPYVIVERQDCSASPWCKRAYDRLKLHLAKEFCELPHMSYLVDAPTYIPKNTFVKYLDDYIERFNIQPKYLTNVESSTYDNDKKRWSIVAHDMTTCTIVKFRAKFLVVASGENSAENIPMILGLQSFPGDVIHFSSYKSGKSYSGKNVLVVGSGNSGMEISYDLATHGANTSIVIRSPIHVMTKELIRLGMTLAQRLPLNLVDNLLVMSAKFIFGDLSRQGITRPKMGPMTLKSATGKSAVIDVGTVGLIKKGIIKVQGGISKIMGNIVEFQCSKEISFDAIVFATRYKSTANIWLKDGESMLNGNGLPIKEYPNHWKGENGLYCAGLARRGLASIAVDAKNIANDIIYVMGSGSS; encoded by the exons ATGGAGAATGTTGTCGTGCTGATTGTTGGTGCTAGGCCAGCAGGGCTCGCAACGGCGGCATGCCTTAGCAAGTTCTCAATTCCCTATGTCATCGTCGAGCGCCAGGATTGCAGCGCGTCACCTTGGTGCAAGCGGGCGTACGATCGCCTCAAGCTGCATCTTGCAAAGGAGTTTTGTGAGTTGCCACACAtgtcatacctggtagatgcaccAACTTACATACCAAAAAACACATTTGTGAAGTACTTGGATGACTATATTGAGCGTTTCAATATCCAACCAAAGTATCTTACTAATGTGGAGTCATCGACATATGACAATGACAAAAAACGTTGGTCCATCGTGGCACATGACATGACAACGTGCACAATAGTCAAGTTCAGAGCAAAGTTTCTTGTCGTGGCAAGTGGTGAGAATAGTGCAGAGAATATCCCAATGATCCTTGGGCTGCAAAGTTTTCCTGGTGATGTCATCCACTTCTCAAGCTACAAGTCAGGAAAGAGTTACTCTGGCAAGAATGTATTGGTCGTTGGATCTGGCAACTCCGGGATGGAAATCTCTTATGACCTTGCGACCCATGGTGCCAATACTTCGATCGTTATACGAAGTCCG ATTCATGTGATGACGAAGGAATTAATCCGCTTGGGGATGACACTTGCTCAACGTCTTCCACTGAATCTTGTGGATAACCTCCTTGTGATGTCAGCAAAATTCATATTTGGGGACCTATCGAGGCAAGgcatcacaaggccaaaaatgggCCCAATGACCCTCAAGTCAGCAACCGGCAAATCCGCAGTGATTGATGTTGGCACTGTTGGGTTAATCAAAAAGGGTATCATCAAA GTTCAAGGGGGTATCAGTAAGATCATGGGCAACATAGTTGAATTTCAATGTAGTAAAGAAATCTCATTTGATGCGATTGTGTTTGCAACTAGATACAAAAGCACGGCAAACATATGGCTCAAG GATGGTGAGAGCATGTTAAACGGCAATGGACTGCCCATAAAGGAATATCCAAATCATTGGAAAGGTGAAAATGGACTTTACTGTGCTGGGTTAGCTAGGAGAGGATTGGCTAGCATTGCAGTAGATGCCAAGAATATCGCTAATGATATCATATATGTGATGGGCTCTGGGTCGAGCTAA